A region from the Solibacillus sp. FSL H8-0523 genome encodes:
- a CDS encoding S-layer homology domain-containing protein produces MKRYVTVILCAIFLLSGLLLPLQKAEAKRIFSDVSTTHFAYDAIKWAYDFNIVNGYEDGTFRPNQAVTEQQFAQLLVKYFDLDPVTDELLKYSNKEIASDANYNTLAAYQVPLNGYFDNKIRDHAVKRGTVAHALAYILNGDVSLDKSIRFLIDHHISSGQNPKYENTNIQRFFGTTNNLTRAQLVAFFYKLQAKSFFYISPNAENSFENIEAFTLNKRANLARNTLDKSLRKGSNWSSEANTKPSKTWNGEYTYFYTYGKGDLDVLGRILTITNSSKTGFDVTYYTYDGWSSGTVEGTATATSDTKARMNKTSAGERCVIEFEKVGIRSIKTTEFYCEAGRDKGTNFNGTLSLEK; encoded by the coding sequence ATGAAACGATATGTTACCGTAATCCTATGTGCCATTTTTTTGCTGAGTGGTCTGCTCTTACCTCTACAAAAAGCCGAAGCAAAGCGCATTTTCAGTGATGTTTCAACCACGCATTTTGCCTATGATGCAATTAAATGGGCCTATGATTTTAATATTGTGAATGGCTACGAAGATGGCACCTTCCGCCCAAATCAGGCTGTTACCGAGCAGCAATTTGCGCAATTACTAGTGAAATATTTTGATTTAGATCCTGTCACTGACGAACTATTAAAGTACTCTAATAAGGAAATAGCATCGGATGCCAATTACAATACACTCGCCGCTTATCAAGTACCACTGAATGGCTATTTTGATAATAAAATTCGTGATCATGCCGTTAAGCGTGGCACGGTGGCTCATGCACTTGCATACATATTAAATGGGGATGTAAGCTTAGACAAATCGATTCGTTTCTTAATCGATCACCATATTTCATCAGGGCAAAACCCGAAATACGAAAACACAAATATCCAACGTTTCTTCGGTACAACGAATAATTTAACACGCGCGCAGCTTGTTGCCTTCTTCTATAAGCTACAAGCAAAAAGCTTTTTCTACATCTCACCAAATGCTGAAAACAGCTTTGAAAATATCGAAGCATTTACACTTAATAAACGCGCAAATCTAGCACGTAACACACTCGACAAATCGCTACGTAAAGGCTCGAACTGGTCATCAGAAGCCAACACAAAGCCTTCAAAAACCTGGAATGGTGAATACACGTACTTTTACACATATGGTAAGGGCGACTTAGACGTACTTGGCCGGATCCTCACAATTACCAACAGTTCAAAAACAGGCTTTGACGTCACATACTATACGTATGATGGCTGGAGCTCCGGTACAGTAGAAGGTACAGCAACGGCTACCTCTGACACAAAAGCGCGCATGAACAAAACGAGCGCCGGTGAACGCTGCGTTATCGAATTTGAAAAGGTCGGCATCCGTTCTATTAAAACAACCGAGTTTTACTGCGAAGCTGGGCGCGATAAAGGCACGAATTTTAACGGCACATTATCACTAGAAAAATAA
- a CDS encoding S-layer homology domain-containing protein: MNQSKKILAALVAVPASVVVADSAFAADVTLSFEVNNEFVGGDAVDVEAVKEADLNNTLKNVIVTGMSAYKTTFDAKLTKVSAAEAQAEVEKIFKDMKANLAIGDNTMLYGMFKNAKVKATETVKDGESEVKLEFTMSYYGTSTDVIATLGKLTFETADNTPLKKVKKVHDYIVSNSFITESEHSPTYLALKNTGSSHAYAMYTYMLLKKANLDVHYVYGMKNGVYRSWNIVKIENNYWYNLDVAANDSTDRNNKDVNYRYFLTNNIGDHRITVGAQETKDPSYDHLATADNKAVSDNFIYFVDADGKIKRINNDTLKLDKDTIIDNIKMNNVEIKITSEPGKMVYVKQMSDTDSAIVEKESLYFVNTSMGHYLYELVIQNETSATPTFELKLLINEPVEAISMVGTDAVKYKIASGEKTVYIEALEDGHKNAINNVKIALNEMSELATRIVSGDKHPNETIATKKGNLTTEETKLAANQKALKEKNDEIIEEQKKLEELKAEASTDSVKISASEEKIRDLKVTKETLELTKVTIETDITTLKTAIAKLEKDTADLEKKIIKARELYMALTPNQQMEIAKDGVSKVKLAELQKLESIFFPASGTNTNVNKLISNINKLDIFNDGYYTAIFAAAEVYKGLTADEKKAVYNYNILQKALEETKKVDNLNADFKKLIGTSKDPFVDVKNFITEVEKLTVRYEKLLPSLQKQITSSGFINQVKERRTNVESYRLKLSNTDETTSDYLAVIKEILGAYNKMTISEQALFTEAEVAKITAANSLSESIKDIAESLTTQLDDVTLGTSPITPELYDTLQSLVSQYNALTTAQKAELNSVATKALVEKLNAFEAEIKKIKNLPTLKAIETAVTELETKKLETLEAFEAEVNKINTEITNFEKANKLSNSIAKFYSSEATANMFGTYSAALEPTLLNEAKNLIADINKITTSADVDMTKVVGLRAKAKEITALLQSYIPLAKLEEHEVRIITAEIKNLKEDALLADVKPVYDLYMSISEDARKQVEEAGSKLLIELYNKAIANDTATKDAIKKVQEMVDKLGDKTTREELNALLDAYDALDEESQKQIVDYDEKVEAVEERLILQETTDKDRLAVQNVITMIAALNDESTEEEILEVREAYNALTETGKDLISKGTRELLEYYESRIKELIIIAQKEAAVVQDRINRITSGYTEAQIKNIRIAYNALSRLAKTYVTNLQGLIDAENRTIYQDTVVKEAKLDANAFDVYMNDITRNSTTAQIAQARANYNRLSSEARRHVTTYEKLVRLETMWKDPEYLDLVFTYYPEYIHAVKPGAIVVQKPTYDPLYIPDDSATTSSSVVTNPVASWSAYEPMRNQNGRYTTTISSTQVKNNTDRNMRLKADNIEIVIPTADLKASTATVGVSVNVTNNQLNIQFTEGNKAKYFSDYVEIHVPFSALKGNASQIIERVAASGSVASFKVDGSTFIIRTKSSGTFKATTARTYNDIPSGAQGDAIRELAKRGIEFNTTSRLSQSYKQVAKMDVALMIATVLDVSSNAKSNYQDLESDVHVKRVQGLLEAGVMSGATSSRFNPNGTVTKQEAAIIIANMYRYLNQDLAKAYNNLNSSYRDIANLTVEARQSIAILELFGVVSGTGSFEPTKQLTRAEFAELLYQALKAIDYL; encoded by the coding sequence ATGAACCAATCGAAAAAAATATTAGCAGCTTTAGTGGCTGTACCAGCAAGTGTCGTAGTAGCAGACAGTGCATTCGCGGCAGACGTAACGCTTAGTTTTGAAGTAAATAATGAATTTGTTGGTGGGGATGCTGTAGATGTTGAGGCGGTTAAAGAGGCCGATTTAAATAATACTTTAAAAAATGTCATTGTTACTGGAATGAGTGCGTACAAAACAACATTTGACGCAAAATTAACAAAGGTTTCAGCAGCGGAAGCACAAGCTGAGGTTGAAAAAATATTTAAGGATATGAAGGCCAATTTAGCGATTGGTGATAACACGATGCTTTATGGCATGTTTAAAAATGCGAAGGTTAAAGCGACAGAAACCGTTAAAGATGGCGAGTCAGAAGTAAAGCTTGAGTTTACGATGAGTTATTACGGGACAAGCACAGATGTGATAGCTACGTTAGGAAAATTGACGTTTGAAACGGCGGATAATACACCGTTAAAAAAAGTAAAGAAGGTACATGATTATATTGTAAGTAATTCATTTATTACAGAAAGTGAGCATAGTCCAACATATTTAGCACTGAAAAATACAGGTTCATCCCATGCTTATGCGATGTATACATATATGCTTTTAAAGAAAGCCAATTTGGATGTTCATTACGTATACGGCATGAAAAACGGTGTTTATCGTTCTTGGAATATAGTGAAAATTGAAAATAATTATTGGTACAACCTTGACGTAGCGGCAAATGATAGTACAGACCGTAACAATAAAGACGTGAATTATCGCTACTTTTTAACAAATAATATAGGTGATCACCGTATTACAGTAGGAGCTCAAGAAACAAAAGACCCTTCATACGATCATTTAGCAACAGCAGATAATAAGGCGGTTTCTGATAACTTTATTTATTTTGTCGATGCGGATGGAAAAATAAAGAGAATTAATAACGATACATTAAAATTGGATAAAGATACAATAATTGACAATATAAAAATGAATAATGTAGAGATTAAAATTACTTCAGAGCCAGGTAAAATGGTATATGTGAAGCAAATGTCAGATACCGATTCTGCTATTGTTGAGAAAGAGAGCCTATACTTTGTAAACACAAGCATGGGGCATTATTTATATGAGTTAGTGATTCAAAATGAAACATCGGCAACTCCAACATTTGAATTAAAGCTATTAATCAACGAACCCGTTGAAGCAATTTCGATGGTCGGTACGGATGCCGTGAAATACAAAATAGCAAGCGGTGAAAAAACGGTTTATATTGAGGCGTTAGAAGATGGTCATAAAAATGCTATCAATAATGTGAAAATAGCGTTGAATGAGATGAGTGAGCTTGCAACAAGGATTGTTAGTGGCGATAAGCATCCAAATGAAACAATTGCTACGAAAAAAGGCAATCTTACAACTGAAGAAACAAAATTAGCGGCTAATCAAAAAGCGTTAAAGGAAAAAAATGATGAAATTATAGAAGAACAAAAGAAATTAGAGGAATTAAAAGCTGAAGCTTCTACTGATTCAGTAAAAATTTCTGCTTCAGAAGAGAAAATTAGGGATTTAAAAGTTACTAAAGAAACCTTAGAACTCACAAAAGTAACTATAGAAACAGATATTACAACATTAAAAACAGCTATCGCTAAATTAGAAAAAGACACAGCGGACTTAGAAAAGAAAATCATCAAAGCCCGTGAATTATATATGGCATTAACGCCAAATCAGCAAATGGAAATTGCCAAGGATGGAGTTTCAAAAGTAAAACTTGCTGAATTACAAAAACTTGAATCCATATTCTTCCCAGCAAGCGGAACGAATACAAACGTTAATAAATTAATTTCAAATATCAATAAATTAGATATTTTCAATGATGGCTACTACACAGCAATTTTTGCAGCTGCTGAAGTTTACAAAGGTTTAACAGCCGATGAAAAAAAGGCAGTTTATAACTATAACATTTTACAAAAAGCACTTGAGGAAACAAAAAAAGTAGATAATTTAAATGCCGATTTTAAAAAGTTAATCGGCACATCGAAGGATCCATTTGTTGATGTAAAAAACTTCATTACCGAAGTGGAAAAGCTGACGGTACGCTATGAGAAATTATTGCCATCACTACAAAAACAAATTACGAGCTCAGGTTTTATTAACCAAGTGAAAGAACGCCGTACTAACGTCGAATCCTACCGCCTAAAACTTAGCAATACTGACGAAACAACGTCAGATTACTTAGCGGTGATTAAAGAGATACTAGGTGCCTACAACAAAATGACAATTAGTGAGCAGGCGTTATTTACAGAGGCTGAGGTAGCGAAAATTACAGCGGCCAACAGCTTATCCGAATCGATTAAAGATATTGCGGAAAGCTTAACAACGCAATTAGATGACGTTACTTTGGGAACATCACCAATTACGCCAGAGCTTTACGATACGCTTCAAAGCTTAGTTTCTCAATATAACGCATTAACGACTGCACAAAAGGCAGAGCTAAATAGTGTGGCAACAAAAGCATTAGTAGAGAAGCTTAATGCGTTTGAAGCAGAAATCAAAAAAATCAAAAACTTACCAACTTTAAAAGCAATTGAAACAGCGGTTACGGAGCTAGAAACGAAAAAACTAGAAACATTAGAGGCGTTTGAAGCAGAGGTTAATAAAATAAATACCGAGATTACTAATTTCGAAAAAGCTAACAAACTTAGCAACTCAATCGCCAAATTCTACAGCAGCGAAGCGACGGCTAACATGTTTGGCACATACAGCGCAGCATTAGAACCGACACTGTTAAATGAAGCTAAAAATCTAATCGCAGATATTAACAAAATAACGACAAGCGCAGACGTAGACATGACAAAAGTTGTCGGATTACGTGCGAAGGCAAAAGAAATTACCGCTTTACTGCAAAGTTACATCCCGTTGGCTAAGCTTGAAGAACATGAAGTTCGAATCATCACAGCGGAAATTAAAAATCTAAAAGAAGATGCGTTATTAGCTGACGTAAAGCCTGTGTATGACCTATACATGAGCATTTCAGAAGATGCACGCAAACAGGTGGAGGAAGCAGGTAGCAAACTTTTAATCGAACTATACAACAAGGCTATTGCTAACGACACTGCAACAAAAGATGCCATAAAAAAAGTGCAAGAGATGGTTGATAAACTAGGCGATAAAACGACGCGGGAGGAGTTAAATGCTTTACTGGACGCTTACGATGCATTAGACGAAGAAAGTCAAAAGCAAATCGTTGACTATGATGAAAAGGTCGAAGCAGTTGAAGAACGTTTAATCTTACAGGAAACGACTGACAAAGATCGACTAGCTGTGCAAAATGTCATCACGATGATTGCAGCGTTAAATGATGAATCGACAGAAGAAGAAATCCTAGAAGTACGCGAGGCGTATAATGCGTTAACCGAGACTGGGAAGGATTTAATTTCTAAAGGTACACGAGAATTATTAGAATACTATGAATCACGCATTAAAGAGCTCATTATAATCGCACAAAAAGAAGCGGCTGTTGTACAAGACCGCATCAATCGTATTACAAGTGGCTACACAGAAGCACAAATCAAAAACATCCGTATTGCTTACAATGCATTAAGCAGGTTGGCAAAGACGTATGTAACGAACTTACAAGGTCTAATCGATGCTGAAAATAGGACCATCTATCAAGACACAGTCGTAAAAGAAGCGAAGCTAGATGCCAATGCTTTCGACGTATACATGAACGACATTACTCGTAACTCAACAACAGCACAAATTGCGCAGGCGCGTGCGAACTATAACCGCCTATCATCAGAGGCGAGAAGGCATGTCACAACGTATGAAAAACTTGTACGTCTAGAAACGATGTGGAAAGACCCAGAATACTTGGATTTAGTGTTTACCTACTACCCAGAGTATATCCATGCGGTAAAACCAGGGGCAATTGTTGTGCAAAAGCCAACATATGACCCGCTCTACATTCCAGATGATTCAGCGACAACGTCATCATCGGTAGTGACAAACCCGGTTGCATCATGGTCAGCGTATGAACCGATGCGTAACCAAAATGGCCGTTACACAACGACGATTTCGTCAACACAAGTGAAAAATAATACAGACCGCAATATGCGTTTAAAAGCTGATAACATTGAAATCGTCATCCCAACAGCGGATTTAAAGGCTTCAACAGCAACTGTCGGCGTTTCGGTTAATGTCACGAACAATCAGCTTAATATTCAATTTACAGAGGGCAACAAGGCCAAGTACTTCTCGGATTACGTAGAAATTCACGTACCGTTTAGTGCATTAAAGGGCAATGCCTCACAAATTATTGAGCGTGTCGCTGCATCTGGTTCGGTGGCATCATTTAAAGTAGACGGCTCGACATTCATTATCCGTACGAAATCAAGCGGTACGTTTAAAGCAACAACCGCGAGAACGTACAACGATATCCCGTCAGGTGCGCAAGGGGATGCGATTCGTGAGCTAGCGAAGCGCGGCATTGAATTTAATACGACCTCACGTTTATCACAGAGCTATAAGCAAGTAGCGAAGATGGACGTTGCATTAATGATTGCGACAGTACTTGATGTATCAAGTAACGCAAAATCGAACTATCAAGATTTAGAGAGCGATGTACATGTGAAGCGTGTACAGGGCTTACTTGAAGCGGGGGTTATGAGTGGGGCAACTTCTTCACGCTTTAATCCAAATGGCACAGTCACAAAGCAAGAAGCAGCGATTATTATTGCCAATATGTATCGCTATTTAAATCAGGATTTAGCGAAGGCATATAATAACCTAAATTCAAGTTACCGTGACATCGCAAACTTAACGGTAGAAGCGCGTCAAAGCATTGCGATTTTAGAATTATTTGGTGTGGTGAGTGGGACAGGCTCATTTGAACCAACAAAACAATTAACACGCGCTGAATTCGCGGAGCTCCTTTACCAAGCATTAAAAGCAATCGATTATCTATAA
- a CDS encoding AEC family transporter, translating to MVYLSMIFFKIVAPILVLLVIGALLQRKFHFNLKALSHLITYCFMPAAVFINIYETSIEMSVLGQITLFIVLFIGSQMLLSQLLAKLLKLDKKEGAVFKNSVVLINSGNYGIPVAQMIFATQPIGVAIQVILVIFQNMTTYTYGLYNLISSTKSGLAIIRDFLKMPIVHALILGAALNYFTIPIPETFSIPLEHIADGFVAVALITLGAQLSTIEMRTMFNKTIFVSCFTRLVVGPAVALVIIFALGLDGVVAQSLFIASAFPTSRNSSSLALEYDIESATAAQTVLFSTIISCLTVTVVIYISTILFV from the coding sequence ATGGTTTATTTATCTATGATTTTCTTCAAAATTGTTGCACCGATTTTAGTATTACTAGTCATTGGCGCACTGCTGCAACGTAAGTTTCATTTTAATTTAAAGGCCTTGTCGCATCTGATTACATACTGTTTTATGCCTGCTGCGGTATTTATTAATATTTATGAAACGTCGATTGAAATGAGTGTGCTAGGACAAATCACGCTATTTATCGTGCTATTTATTGGCTCGCAAATGCTACTGAGTCAGCTGCTTGCGAAGCTATTAAAGCTGGATAAAAAAGAGGGCGCGGTGTTCAAAAATAGTGTAGTGCTCATTAACTCTGGCAACTACGGCATTCCTGTGGCGCAAATGATCTTTGCCACGCAGCCGATTGGGGTTGCCATTCAGGTGATTTTGGTTATTTTTCAAAATATGACAACGTATACATATGGCTTGTATAATTTGATTTCTTCTACGAAGTCAGGCTTGGCAATTATTCGGGACTTTTTAAAAATGCCGATTGTTCATGCGCTTATTTTAGGTGCAGCATTAAACTACTTTACTATCCCGATTCCAGAAACATTTAGTATTCCACTTGAACATATTGCGGATGGATTTGTCGCAGTCGCCCTTATTACATTAGGAGCGCAGCTATCGACGATTGAAATGCGTACAATGTTTAACAAAACGATTTTTGTGAGCTGCTTTACGCGCCTCGTTGTGGGGCCGGCAGTGGCGCTCGTCATTATTTTTGCATTAGGGCTAGACGGTGTTGTCGCACAGTCATTATTCATCGCCAGTGCGTTCCCGACATCACGTAATAGCTCAAGTCTTGCGCTTGAATATGATATTGAGTCGGCAACCGCGGCACAGACGGTTTTATTTTCAACGATCATTAGCTGTTTGACGGTGACGGTTGTAATTTATATTTCTACTATATTATTTGTGTAA